Proteins encoded in a region of the Limanda limanda chromosome 17, fLimLim1.1, whole genome shotgun sequence genome:
- the ptger1c gene encoding prostaglandin E receptor 1c (subtype EP1) — translation MPSTLHQDMKINSSEQLSLWLNSSTWPPIRSSGIGMSCFIMTFGAISNLAALCVLTRSRLRFHRQSKAPFLLLTMALLAADLGGHVIPGAFALYLHMEQPYKMQAQKPTTFCLVFGASMVFFGLCPLLFGGAMAVERCVAITQPFFHAAVITVTHVRLVVFFLSSLAFMLAVLPFFAIGTYTTQFPGTWCFLPIHQPQSTPDTYLALAFSCLGLTALALSLLCNILSAVALLQARINPRNTNTTISTGRCTRRPSSASTSSFFCTLDVEMMAQLAVLTVVSCVCWSPFLVHILVMQINKSPRPSDSDPDGFTLLGLRMASWNQILDPWVYILLRRAVLFRVFCFDTQRRLETADSSYADGRRQTFSLK, via the exons ATGCCCTCCACTCTCCACCAGGACATGAAGATCAACTCCTCGGAGCAGCTCAGTCTCTGGCTGAACAGCAGCACATGGCCGCCCATCAGATCTTCAGGCATAGGGATGTCCTGCTTCATTATGACATTCGGTGCCATCTCCAACCTCGCCGCTCTTTGCGTCCTGACCAGATCCCGCCTCCGATTCCACCGCCAATCCAAAGCGCCGTTCCTGCTGTTGACGATGGCCTTGCTAGCCGCTGACCTGGGAGGTCATGTGATCCCAGGAGCCTTTGCTCTGTACTTACACATGGAGCAGCCGTATAAGATGCAAGCCCAGAAGCCCACCACATTCTGTCTGGTCTTTGGGGCGAGTATGGTGTTTTTTGGTTTATGCCCTTTGCTGTTTGGTGGTGCGATGGCGGTGGAGCGCTGCGTGGCCATCACTCAGCCGTTTTTCCATGCTGCTGTGATTACAGTGACTCATGTACgacttgttgtgttttttctgtcttctcttGCATTCATGCTGGCAGTTCTACCTTTTTTTGCCATAGGGACTTACACTACCCAGTTTCCTGGAACATGGTGTTTCTTACCCATCCATCAACCCCAATCTACACCTGACACCTATTTGGCTTTGGCCTTCTCATGTCTGGGCCTCACGGCGCTCGCTCTTTCCCTGCTCTGCAACATCCTGAGTGCTGTGGCATTGCTGCAGGCCAGAATAAACCCCCGCAACACCAATACGACAATATCAACAGGTCGCTgcacacgtcgtccatcttccGCATCaacttcctccttcttctgcaCATTGGACGTAGAGATGATGGCTCAACTGGCGGTGCTCACTGTGGTTTCCTGTGTGTGCTGGAGCCCCTTTCTT GTCCATATTCTTGTGATGCAGATCAACAAAAGCCCCAGACCCTCCGACAGTGATCCAGATGGATTCACTCTCCTGGGTTTACGTATGGCTTCCTGGAACCAGATCTTGGACCCTTGGGTTTACATCTTGCTGAGGAGAGCGGTGCTTTTCAGAGTTTTCTGTTTCGACACTCAGAGGCGGTTAGAGACGGCCGATAGTTCCTACGCAGACGGACGCAGGCAAACCTTCAGTCTAAAATGA